In a single window of the Nicotiana tomentosiformis chromosome 10, ASM39032v3, whole genome shotgun sequence genome:
- the LOC138900263 gene encoding uncharacterized protein has translation MVVVQVNAKIRNLLYNAIGGEEYAKISSYDTAKEMWDKLEVTYERTSKVKETRIKLLVHDYELFQMKEEESMEEMLGRFSKIIGDLKAFGKPYSSGNQVRKILRSLPTTWKTKVVTLESQDLDKLSYDELRGDLIALEKTHLKKMRQEEKKKIVPFKTITNEPENDIDDDLEALEDEISMVSRNMNELMRRYRNTQKKGKIRYGRVQAECPDFKRKICRGFNKNKSFGSWSDEDSSEYEEIANLCFMTILENDMKTYYGCWTDEDISYDESKEDTKNYFMARGETSEDGFGNPKTILILVELTNKDPSKLGYLKEGDNSILQEHHRKSRKGKWYLDSACSSHMKCDKNMFKEVTKINGGNVKIDDNSKKKIAGTGRFPFNNNCDITEVYLVDGLNYYLLSISQLCDSGYEVKFKKAGCAIEDELGKIILPEKRYENVYILDGIENLDSHIGLAFISDDP, from the exons ATGGTAGTTGTTCAAGTTAATGCTAAGATACGAAACTTGCTTTATAATGCTATAGGTGGAGAAGAGTATGCGAAAATTTCAAGCTATGATACCGCAAAAGAAATGTGGGACAAACTGGAAGTTACCTATGAAAGAACCAGCAAAGTAAAAGAAACTCGAATAAAGTTGTTGGTTCACGATTATGAACTCTTCCAGATGAAAGAAGAAGAATCCATGGAGGAGATGCTTGGAAGATTCAGTAAAATCATTGGCGATCTGAAAGCCTTTGGTAAACCTTACTCAAGTGGTAATCAAGTTCGAAAAATCCTGAGAAGTTTGCCTACCACATGGAAAACAAAAGTAGTTACACTCGAATCTCAAGATCTAGACAAACTTTCATATGATGAACTACGAGGAGATCTCATAGCTTTAGAGAAaacccatctcaagaaaatgcgtcaggaagaaaagaagaaaatagttCCTTTCAAAACTATAACTAACGAAcctgaaaatgatattgatgATGATCTAGAAGCTCTTGAAGATGAAATCTCCATGGTGTCAAGAAACATGAATGAATTGATGAGAAGATACAGAAACACACAAAAAAAGGGAAAGAT AAGGTATGGCCGTGTTCAAGCTGAATGCCcagattttaaaagaaaaatctgTAGAGGGTTCAATAAAAATAAATCCTTTGGAAGCTGGAGCGATGAAGACAGCTCAGAATATGAGGAAATAGCAAACTTATGCTTTATGACCATTTTGGAAAATGATATGAAAACTTATTATGGTTGCTGGACCGATGAAGATATATCATATGATGAAAGCAAAGAAGATACTAAAAACTATTTCATGGCAAGAGGTGAAACAAGCGAG GATGGATTTGGAAACCCAAAGACAATCCTGATTCTAGTAGAACTAACCAACaaggacccaagcaagcttgggtacctaaaagaagGTGATAATTCTATTTTGCAGGAACACCACAGAAAGAGTCGCAAAGGAAAATGGTATTTAGACAGTGCGTGTTCCAGTCACATGAAATGtgacaaaaatatgttcaaagaaGTTACAAAAATAAATGGAGGAAATGTCAAAATTGAtgataattcaaaaaaaaaaatagctggCACCGGCAGATTTCCATTCAACAATAATTGTGATATTACAGAAGTATACCTTGTAGATGGACTCAACTATTATCTCTTAAGTATAAGTCAACTATGTGATTCGGGGTACGAAGTCAAATTCAAAAAAGCAGGATGTGCCATTGAAGATGAGTTAGGTAAAATCATTCTTCCAGAAAAAAGGTATGAAAATGTTTACATTCTTGATGGCATTGAAAATCTAGATAGTCATATCGGTTTGGCATTCATATCTGATGATCCATGA